The following nucleotide sequence is from Littorina saxatilis isolate snail1 unplaced genomic scaffold, US_GU_Lsax_2.0 scaffold_3262, whole genome shotgun sequence.
cccccaaaaaaaaaaaaaaaaaaaaaaaatcggatGTTAACACATTTAAAATGCCTTTTGAGATTATATTTTGTAAGGTTAGGAATACGGACACAAATTCAATTATTCTGAGCCCCCAAAAGTGTTATCTAAAAGAGAGATTGGAGGGATTTGAGGAGTGTTCATCAGTAGAGTGTTCCATTCCCCGTTTGTGCATGGTACAATGCAGAGAAGTAGGTTAGAGTAGATATCACACAAGTTCTGAGAGTAGAAAATGTGTTCAAGTGACCAGGCGTTCTGTAGCGGAGTTAGCATGTATTTCTAGAGGTGTTctcttaggcaaaaaaaaaaaataggtctgtttacggtaacataggccaaaaaaatagggtcggtaggtcgggatttttttttttttttttttttcccataaaaccatatttttacgttattttgccaaaaaaacaagattttttttttttttttttttttctccccaaatgccaaaaaaaagtctagggtcgcgcgaaaaaactagggtcggtcgggttaccgtaaacagacctatatttttttttttgccttagtgCAGAACATGTTAAAGTGACCACACTACGTTCAGCATCCGTGTTTGGCATGATTTCTGTACGATGATGCTGAACAGAACTTGTTGTGGCCTGGCGTCCACCTTGACCATTGATTGCTCCTTTGCGcctgttatgtgtgtgtgtgtttgtgtgatcaCCGGCCTGTCGTGTTCCCCCCCTCACAGTGGCCGTAGCGATGTCTCCTTCACCCCAGGTGTCTCCAGTGCtgcccctccaccaccaccaccctcctcCTCCTACGCCCCTCCCCCTGCCGCGGGAGGCAACCCTGCTGACCTGCGCAGTGTTGCAGAGAAGTACGCCGATTTAGAGGAGCCCGCTGGCCCCTCCCAACACCAGTCCCGTTCCTTTAAGTACCTTCAGGGCATCATGGATAGCGGACAGGGTAAGACTTCAGCTTGTTGTCGTTGCTTGTCCACAAAGTCCTGATGGACATGCAGGCAAGAGGgagatggagaaaaaaaaagagaatcgGAATCCAGAAAAGAGAATTGGAATCCAAAAAAGAGAATCGGAATCCAGAAAAGAGAATCGGAATCCGGTATGCCACGCTCTTGCTGTTTGGTAGCGAACATGTCTTCACAGTCATTAAGAGCTGTCTGTAATTCAAGATTGGGTAACTTTATTTTCTGAGAGTAAGTATGGACTCTGGGAAGTGATTCCTAACAAACATCTTCAGTCAAAAAGGATCCTTCCCTTTCAATGTAACTTGATCTTGGTTTTAGAAGTCTGCCTTCATTTAGTTATCAGATGCCCATGTTTCATTTTTAGACAAAAGAACAGAGCTAAATTTTAGAGGCAAGCAAAAAAGTGTATCATTACCTATAACAGGGAGTTTGTTTTCATTCCTGGTATTTGCAGCCCATCACGTCTTCTCTTCATTGTGCATACATGTATGACCGTGTCCTTTTCACCACCCCATATTGCAGAGCCCCCTAGTGCCCTGAAAACGGTGCCCCCACCCGCCTTGCAAGCTCGCGCTGTGTCACCAAGGGCAGATAACAGGGCTGCCCAGGCCCCGGCAGGTCCCGCGGTGGTGCTAGGGCCAAGCAAACCGGGGACGGTCAAAGCCATCATGTCTCAACGCTACAACACGCCAATCGGCCTCTACTCCAATAACGAGGTCATGAAACAGTTTGATAGCCAGTCCAAACTGCTGGTCTCGGAAGAGAACGCCAGGTAGAACAGACTACATATTTATTAGACATAATGTAGGGTTGTGCCACAGAGAGGGCAACTCTCCTTACCTTTGTTTGAGTTTCGTGGGTCAGTGAATTTTGATTTTGGAACGGTGGGTGATCCTCCGTGAGAAATGCTTGACTTGGTATTTGCCAGCTTGGGATTTTATGTTTGTAACTCTATTGACGtaattagtttgtttgtttcatggGGTCGTTTAAGACTAGGCTTGGAGGTTGGAGGTATACTGTTTTGCACTAAACTTAAGGTATAAACATATTTAGAGTCATAAGCGCTGAAACCTAAAGGAGatatgagagaaagagaaactgtCAGTTTCAGCATCTGCTTTATTATGATTTGACATCTAAACATGCTAAACTGTCAAAAC
It contains:
- the LOC138956226 gene encoding LIM domain-binding protein 3-like isoform X2; its protein translation is MMLNRTCCGLASTLTIDCSFAPVMCVCVCVITGLSCSPPHSGRSDVSFTPGVSSAAPPPPPPSSSYAPPPAAGGNPADLRSVAEKYADLEEPAGPSQHQSRSFKYLQGIMDSGQEPPSALKTVPPPALQARAVSPRADNRAAQAPAGPAVVLGPSKPGTVKAIMSQRYNTPIGLYSNNEVMKQFDSQSKLLVSEENASGGAPPPPHAAPKPVSMGVSFTPKPAPVAPAAPASKPWTPAGPPAGPPGGPRPFGGGAAPKPTGVGAKRGRVGEAVVSNPGTGRIPVCSGCGTPIRGPFVTALGNCWCPDHFICANPQCGVKLIDIGFVEEGGKLYCERDYERYLAPHCKRCNGTIIGVSWERS